In Roseimicrobium gellanilyticum, the following are encoded in one genomic region:
- the rpmB gene encoding 50S ribosomal protein L28, translated as MPKSCQITGATVTTGHKIHRSGKAKKEGGIGKHITKRVKRKIYPNLRDKRIWVPELGKWVTVRLTARALKTMNKNGAYQVLKKAGILS; from the coding sequence ATGCCGAAATCCTGCCAAATCACCGGAGCTACCGTCACCACGGGGCACAAGATTCACCGTAGCGGTAAGGCCAAGAAAGAAGGCGGTATCGGTAAGCACATCACCAAGCGCGTGAAGCGCAAGATTTACCCGAACCTGCGTGACAAGCGCATCTGGGTGCCTGAGCTTGGCAAGTGGGTGACCGTCCGTCTCACGGCCCGCGCTCTGAAGACCATGAACAAGAACGGCGCATACCAGGTGCTGAAGAAGGCTGGTATCCTGTCCTAG
- a CDS encoding SGNH/GDSL hydrolase family protein: protein MLHRLAFACLAVTVVAWSSAAPAAEIAPYTMRGGLPNFWKKVVEKGPEPVRISYFGGSITAGAGSSKPQFCYREMLTEWLKKENPGVPFQPYNAAIGGTGSWLGAFRCWNDVGYQRPDLVIVEFAVNDGGAPEEQVIASMEGIVHQLRTKTPSKPDILFVYTLVKGHLEDFKAGKLPPTMQYHEKVAEHYGIPSVVMAKHAADQILGGKMTIEEFAKDNVHPTDAGYALYLEALKPFFAAVKSAPVAKEVVKAEVPAPLSPKPMENARLVPYDWAQMDDGWLGWQLSTSGNLPHVAVSDKAGATIALKFKGSQIGIYDIIGPDTGNLEYSLDGSEWKLKVNFDKYCLTYHRAASTVFARDLDPKVEHELKMRIAAEPPKDSKGRFTRLGWFLVDGEVKDPMAGMDPLARIDSIYAGMKPVTWKAPEARWTNLEKTKAKLENGPALTMVMLGDSIIGDTSSSNFELLVGRDYPKCTVKKIVSVRGSTGCWYYKDPEPLEQYVLRHSPDLLVIGGISQRGDIASIRSVIQQTRAKLPNVEVLLLTPTFGSPQADYVKNFTPQPDKKAFAYRAELQELAVQEKCGFFDMTAPWMDYMKSSGYAQDSFKRDPIHANQRGMQILGRLMREFLKL from the coding sequence ATGCTTCATCGTCTTGCCTTTGCCTGCCTCGCCGTGACTGTGGTCGCGTGGTCTAGTGCAGCCCCTGCCGCCGAAATCGCCCCCTACACCATGCGCGGGGGATTGCCGAACTTCTGGAAGAAGGTGGTGGAGAAAGGTCCGGAGCCGGTGCGCATCAGCTACTTCGGTGGGTCCATCACGGCGGGGGCGGGATCCAGCAAGCCGCAGTTCTGCTACCGTGAGATGCTCACCGAGTGGCTGAAGAAGGAAAATCCTGGTGTGCCATTCCAACCGTACAATGCGGCCATTGGCGGCACGGGATCGTGGCTCGGTGCATTCCGTTGCTGGAATGACGTGGGTTATCAGCGTCCGGATCTCGTGATTGTGGAGTTCGCGGTGAATGATGGCGGGGCGCCGGAGGAACAGGTGATTGCCAGCATGGAGGGGATTGTGCACCAGCTTCGCACGAAGACGCCGTCCAAGCCGGACATCCTCTTTGTGTACACACTGGTGAAGGGACACCTGGAGGACTTCAAAGCCGGGAAGCTGCCGCCGACCATGCAGTATCATGAGAAGGTGGCGGAGCACTATGGCATCCCCAGTGTGGTGATGGCGAAGCATGCCGCGGATCAAATCCTTGGCGGGAAGATGACCATCGAGGAGTTCGCCAAGGACAACGTGCATCCTACAGACGCGGGCTACGCGTTGTACCTCGAAGCGCTGAAGCCTTTCTTCGCAGCCGTGAAGAGCGCGCCTGTGGCAAAGGAAGTGGTGAAGGCTGAAGTGCCTGCACCGCTGTCCCCGAAGCCGATGGAGAACGCGCGTCTCGTGCCCTATGACTGGGCACAGATGGATGACGGCTGGCTCGGCTGGCAGCTCAGCACGTCTGGCAATCTGCCTCATGTGGCGGTGAGTGACAAAGCAGGTGCGACCATCGCGCTGAAGTTCAAAGGTTCGCAGATCGGCATCTATGACATCATTGGACCCGACACGGGCAACCTGGAATACAGCCTCGATGGCAGCGAGTGGAAGCTGAAGGTGAACTTCGACAAGTATTGCCTGACCTACCATCGCGCGGCTTCTACGGTCTTCGCACGCGACCTGGATCCGAAGGTGGAGCATGAGCTGAAGATGCGCATCGCCGCCGAACCACCGAAGGACAGCAAGGGTCGCTTCACACGCCTCGGCTGGTTCCTCGTGGATGGCGAAGTGAAGGATCCCATGGCTGGGATGGATCCGCTGGCGCGTATTGATTCCATCTATGCCGGCATGAAGCCCGTGACGTGGAAGGCGCCTGAAGCCCGCTGGACGAATCTGGAGAAGACCAAGGCCAAGCTGGAGAACGGTCCTGCACTCACCATGGTGATGCTGGGTGACAGCATCATCGGCGACACCAGCAGCTCAAACTTCGAACTGCTGGTGGGCCGTGACTATCCGAAGTGCACCGTGAAGAAGATCGTGAGCGTGCGTGGTTCCACGGGCTGCTGGTATTACAAGGACCCTGAGCCGCTTGAGCAGTACGTGCTGCGTCATTCGCCCGACCTGCTTGTGATTGGTGGCATCAGCCAGCGTGGTGACATCGCGTCTATCCGCTCTGTGATCCAGCAGACGCGTGCGAAACTCCCCAATGTGGAAGTGCTCCTGCTCACGCCCACCTTCGGCAGCCCGCAGGCCGACTATGTGAAGAACTTCACGCCTCAACCTGACAAGAAGGCCTTCGCCTACCGTGCCGAGCTTCAGGAGCTCGCCGTGCAGGAGAAATGCGGCTTCTTCGACATGACGGCACCTTGGATGGATTACATGAAGAGCAGTGGCTATGCGCAGGATTCCTTCAAGCGGGATCCCATCCACGCGAATCAGCGCGGCATGCAGATCCTGGGCAGGCTGATGCGGGAGTTTTTGAAGCTGTGA
- a CDS encoding neutral/alkaline non-lysosomal ceramidase N-terminal domain-containing protein produces MKLRFSLLSKYAAFTLATTSLLHAAAPLKAADATGLHAGAAAVDITPDQWPLSLRGSFSPRSSAGVNDPLHARAIALKNGEGKVVIVIVDNLGIGRETLDEVKKRAAEATGWKTEEMLIAATHTHTAPSISSTSTLGAQAAYREKSQGGIVKSIVDAIAKLQPAEIAFGSDNVPEEVKNRRHFLKEGTMPVNPFGEYDKVKTNAGRADIVKPAGPTDPEVAVLDVRTRKGRPLAFLANYSLHYVGGMREGTVSADYFGEYARIMPFRVGGSKPPEDFVAMMSNGTSGDINNIDFDQTRPPREPFEQIRLVAAKCADASWRATRNAERHENPRIAIVQREVVLQRRRPTPEMLERAKKIVAMTKEEKAKLPGKTENYAYRTLSAAEAPETMPVLLQALCIGDQAIVTMPFEVFVEIGLEIKKKSPFPRTFMIELANGSGGYLPTPAQHELGGYETWLGTNNVQKDASDILTKHLLKMLAELKAGAQAAN; encoded by the coding sequence ATGAAACTTCGCTTCTCCCTCCTTTCGAAGTACGCCGCGTTCACCCTCGCCACCACCTCGCTGCTTCACGCCGCAGCTCCGCTCAAGGCCGCAGACGCCACCGGACTGCACGCCGGTGCGGCGGCAGTGGACATTACGCCGGATCAGTGGCCACTGTCACTGCGGGGGTCCTTCTCGCCGCGCTCCTCTGCCGGGGTGAATGACCCTCTGCATGCACGCGCCATTGCGCTGAAGAACGGCGAAGGCAAGGTGGTCATCGTCATCGTGGACAATCTGGGCATCGGTCGCGAGACGCTGGATGAAGTGAAGAAGCGCGCGGCGGAAGCGACCGGATGGAAGACAGAAGAAATGCTCATCGCCGCGACGCACACGCACACCGCACCCTCCATTTCCAGCACCAGCACTCTCGGTGCCCAGGCGGCCTACCGGGAGAAGTCGCAGGGCGGCATTGTAAAATCCATCGTGGATGCCATCGCGAAGCTGCAACCCGCCGAGATCGCCTTCGGCTCGGACAATGTGCCGGAAGAAGTGAAGAACCGTCGTCACTTCCTCAAGGAGGGTACCATGCCGGTGAATCCCTTCGGCGAGTACGACAAGGTGAAGACGAACGCGGGCCGTGCCGACATCGTAAAGCCTGCCGGTCCCACCGACCCCGAAGTCGCCGTGCTGGATGTACGCACACGCAAGGGACGACCGCTGGCCTTCCTCGCGAACTACTCGCTGCACTACGTGGGCGGCATGCGGGAGGGCACTGTGTCCGCGGATTACTTTGGCGAGTACGCCCGCATCATGCCGTTCCGCGTGGGCGGCAGCAAGCCGCCGGAAGATTTCGTGGCGATGATGTCCAACGGCACCAGCGGCGACATCAACAACATCGACTTCGACCAGACCCGCCCGCCACGTGAACCGTTTGAGCAGATCCGTCTCGTCGCCGCGAAATGTGCCGATGCCTCGTGGCGTGCTACCCGGAATGCCGAGCGTCATGAAAATCCGCGCATCGCCATCGTGCAGCGCGAGGTCGTGCTGCAACGTCGCCGCCCCACACCGGAGATGCTGGAGCGCGCCAAGAAGATCGTGGCCATGACCAAGGAAGAGAAAGCAAAGCTCCCCGGCAAAACGGAGAACTACGCCTATCGCACCCTCAGCGCCGCCGAAGCTCCGGAAACCATGCCCGTGCTGCTCCAGGCCCTGTGCATCGGTGACCAGGCTATCGTGACGATGCCGTTTGAGGTGTTTGTGGAGATCGGATTGGAGATCAAAAAGAAAAGTCCCTTCCCGCGCACCTTCATGATTGAACTGGCGAATGGTTCGGGTGGTTACCTCCCCACGCCGGCGCAGCATGAACTCGGTGGCTATGAGACATGGCTCGGCACAAACAATGTGCAGAAGGACGCCTCTGATATTCTCACGAAGCACCTGCTGAAGATGCTGGCGGAATTGAAGGCGGGTGCCCAAGCGGCAAACTGA
- the priA gene encoding replication restart helicase PriA, with protein MSSSTKSTQPSLFEPQDGGAVLERESDQPRIARVLVEETALELDYIIPEELAHRVHLGSRVHVPLQGRRAIAVVVQLLNDSPHAGRLRPIADTIGTKAMFPENLLKLAKWLSAYYLCPLRQVLRTMLPEAVRSRPESFLSDSHISLVKMPDTDELEKLRKAAPIQVRILETIQANGGESTLSMLRKELPRATQVIHVLVKKGLVTRSEVRVERDPFQEEEFMPSAPLTLTEEQSAVYARVLQALERPADSPPMLVFGVTGSGKTEIYLQAIGRVLEKNKTALVLVPEISLTPQTIERFKSRFSERKQRIAVLHSHLSEGERHDEWFKIHEERADIVIGARSAIFAPLENVGLIIVDEEHEPSYKQDENPRYHARDLAVVRAKMEGCPVILGSATPSLESFENAKSGKYELLRMNKRTDGKSLPLIRIVDMRLEKRRTKDGFSILSEKLRLAVQARLERGEQSILFLNRRGFNTALSCMKCGVTCVCPDCSVAMTFHKSDTKLICHVCGMRKLPPRKCESCGDPSLSFAGFGTERAEETIRKVFPQARLARVDTDTMQRKNQLRDTLRLFRSQKLDILIGTQMIAKGLDFPNVTLVGVLNADLALNLPDYRAAERTFQLLTQVAGRAGRGERQGEVFIQTYTPHSPAIQFSRHTDFDGFAEQELEQRQQWHYPPYLHTVLIGSRGKEAAHAEFSLQTLASRLQKEAPPDLIMGEPCPSPLAKAHGQFRFQLLLRAEKIRPLVMHLQKVLAGMTFPEGVIVTWDVDAMSLM; from the coding sequence ATGTCCTCCTCCACGAAGTCCACCCAACCCAGCCTGTTTGAACCACAGGATGGCGGCGCTGTGCTGGAGCGGGAGAGCGACCAGCCGCGCATCGCTCGTGTGCTGGTGGAAGAGACCGCGCTGGAGCTTGACTACATCATTCCGGAAGAGCTCGCGCATCGCGTGCATCTCGGCTCACGCGTGCATGTGCCGTTGCAGGGAAGGCGGGCCATCGCCGTGGTGGTGCAATTGCTCAACGACTCACCTCATGCAGGCAGGCTGCGTCCCATTGCAGACACCATTGGCACCAAGGCGATGTTCCCCGAGAACCTGCTGAAGCTCGCGAAGTGGTTGAGCGCGTACTACCTCTGCCCGCTGCGGCAGGTGCTGCGTACCATGCTGCCCGAGGCGGTGCGTTCGCGACCGGAGAGTTTCCTTTCTGACAGCCACATCTCACTCGTGAAGATGCCGGATACGGACGAACTGGAGAAGCTGCGCAAGGCCGCGCCTATCCAGGTACGCATCCTGGAAACCATCCAGGCGAACGGCGGTGAATCCACGCTGAGCATGCTGCGCAAGGAACTGCCGCGGGCCACGCAGGTGATTCACGTGCTGGTGAAGAAGGGGCTCGTCACGCGCAGTGAAGTGCGCGTGGAGCGTGACCCGTTTCAAGAAGAGGAGTTCATGCCTTCCGCGCCGCTCACGCTCACGGAAGAGCAGAGCGCCGTGTACGCCCGCGTGCTCCAGGCGCTGGAGAGGCCCGCCGATAGCCCTCCGATGCTCGTCTTCGGCGTGACGGGCAGCGGCAAGACGGAGATCTACCTGCAGGCCATCGGTCGGGTGCTGGAGAAGAACAAAACCGCGCTTGTGCTGGTGCCGGAGATCAGCCTCACGCCGCAGACCATCGAACGCTTCAAGTCACGCTTCTCCGAGCGAAAGCAGCGCATCGCTGTTTTGCACAGCCATCTCTCCGAGGGTGAGCGTCACGATGAGTGGTTCAAGATTCACGAGGAGCGCGCGGACATCGTCATCGGCGCGCGCAGCGCCATCTTTGCGCCGCTGGAGAATGTGGGCCTCATCATCGTGGATGAGGAACATGAGCCCAGCTACAAGCAGGATGAGAATCCGCGCTACCACGCGCGTGATCTCGCCGTGGTGCGTGCGAAGATGGAAGGCTGCCCCGTGATTCTCGGCAGTGCCACGCCGAGTCTGGAGTCCTTCGAGAATGCGAAGAGCGGGAAGTACGAACTCCTGCGCATGAACAAGCGCACTGACGGCAAATCCTTGCCGCTCATCCGCATCGTGGACATGCGCCTGGAGAAGCGCCGCACGAAGGACGGCTTCAGCATCTTGAGTGAGAAGCTGCGCCTCGCTGTGCAGGCAAGATTGGAGCGTGGTGAGCAGTCCATCCTCTTCCTCAACCGGCGCGGCTTCAATACCGCGCTTTCCTGCATGAAGTGCGGCGTGACCTGTGTCTGCCCGGATTGCTCCGTGGCCATGACCTTTCACAAGAGCGATACCAAGCTCATCTGCCATGTGTGCGGCATGCGGAAGCTGCCACCACGCAAGTGTGAGTCGTGCGGGGATCCTTCACTGAGCTTTGCAGGCTTCGGCACCGAGCGCGCGGAAGAGACCATTCGCAAGGTGTTCCCACAGGCGCGCCTTGCCCGTGTGGATACGGACACCATGCAGCGGAAGAATCAGCTCCGCGATACGCTACGCCTCTTCCGCAGTCAGAAGCTCGATATCCTCATCGGCACGCAGATGATCGCCAAGGGGCTCGACTTCCCCAACGTCACACTCGTAGGCGTGCTCAATGCGGACCTTGCGCTGAACCTCCCCGACTACCGCGCTGCCGAGCGCACCTTCCAGCTTCTCACCCAGGTGGCAGGTCGTGCCGGGCGCGGGGAGCGGCAAGGTGAGGTCTTCATCCAGACGTACACGCCGCACAGCCCGGCGATTCAGTTTTCACGTCACACGGACTTCGATGGCTTTGCCGAGCAGGAACTGGAGCAGCGCCAGCAGTGGCACTACCCGCCCTATCTCCATACCGTATTGATTGGCTCACGGGGCAAGGAAGCGGCGCATGCGGAGTTCAGCCTGCAGACGCTCGCATCTCGGCTGCAGAAAGAGGCACCACCGGATCTCATCATGGGTGAGCCCTGTCCTTCACCGCTCGCCAAGGCGCACGGGCAGTTCCGTTTTCAGCTCCTGCTGCGCGCGGAGAAAATTCGTCCGCTGGTCATGCACCTGCAGAAGGTGCTCGCAGGCATGACCTTCCCGGAGGGCGTCATCGTGACGTGGGATGTGGATGCGATGTCGCTGATGTGA
- a CDS encoding ThuA domain-containing protein gives MKRFLLIFPALAALATTVLLFAAEPPPPPAPAGGNVSPLKVLMVCGGCCHDYENQKRILAEGLSARANVEFTIVHEEGPEGKKDKTHRISIYEKEDWAKGYDLVLHNECFGAVEDVAFVERIAKPHKEGVPAVVLHCSAHSYRAAKTDEWRKVVGQKSMSHEKNRDLLVKNTAPEHPVMKGFPKEWLNPKDELYKNEELYPGFVPLAKAYGEDTKKEHHVIWVNTYEKGKVFGTTLGHNNSTMESPEYLDLVARGLLWACGKLDDSGKPVAGYGPVQK, from the coding sequence ATGAAACGATTCCTGCTCATCTTCCCAGCCCTTGCGGCGCTGGCTACCACGGTGCTCCTCTTTGCGGCAGAACCACCTCCTCCCCCTGCTCCTGCTGGCGGCAACGTCTCACCGCTCAAGGTCCTGATGGTCTGTGGCGGCTGCTGCCATGACTACGAGAACCAGAAGCGCATCCTTGCGGAGGGCCTCAGCGCTCGTGCGAATGTGGAGTTCACCATCGTGCATGAAGAGGGTCCTGAAGGGAAGAAGGACAAGACCCACCGCATCAGCATCTACGAAAAGGAAGATTGGGCGAAGGGGTATGACCTTGTGCTGCACAACGAATGCTTCGGTGCGGTGGAAGACGTGGCCTTCGTGGAACGCATCGCGAAGCCGCACAAGGAAGGCGTACCCGCCGTGGTGCTGCACTGCTCCGCACACAGCTACCGTGCTGCGAAGACGGATGAATGGCGGAAGGTCGTGGGGCAGAAGAGCATGAGCCACGAGAAGAATCGCGATCTGCTGGTGAAGAACACGGCCCCTGAGCATCCCGTCATGAAGGGCTTCCCCAAGGAGTGGCTCAACCCGAAGGACGAGCTCTACAAGAATGAAGAACTCTATCCCGGCTTCGTCCCGCTGGCGAAGGCCTACGGTGAAGACACCAAGAAGGAACACCACGTGATCTGGGTGAACACGTATGAAAAGGGCAAAGTCTTCGGCACCACGCTGGGCCACAACAACTCCACCATGGAATCTCCCGAGTACCTCGATCTCGTCGCCCGCGGCCTGCTGTGGGCCTGTGGCAAGCTGGATGACAGTGGCAAGCCGGTGGCGGGATACGGACCGGTGCAGAAGTAA
- the proC gene encoding pyrroline-5-carboxylate reductase, which yields MKLGLIGCGKMGGALLKGALKASLVKAKDISLYDKVPAAVKALQSEAPAAKAAKDPAELVASSQVVVLAVKPQDMPALLQGLVKAPKLKLEKCLFLSIAAGITLKQLESWLGGQARVIRSMPNTPALVLAGAAAFARGQHATDEDAELAAKVLGAVGVAQEVSEKLLDAVTGLSGSGPAYVYTVIEALADGGVLMGLPRATALQLAAQTVAGAAQMVLETGKHPGVLRDEVTSPGGTTIAGLEQLEANGLRNALIQAVRKATERSKELAG from the coding sequence ATGAAACTCGGACTGATTGGTTGCGGTAAGATGGGCGGGGCGCTTCTCAAGGGCGCGCTGAAGGCCTCGCTTGTGAAGGCAAAGGACATCTCCCTGTATGACAAGGTGCCTGCTGCCGTGAAGGCCTTGCAATCCGAAGCGCCCGCAGCCAAAGCCGCCAAAGACCCTGCCGAACTCGTTGCCTCTTCTCAAGTCGTCGTGCTTGCCGTGAAGCCGCAGGACATGCCGGCGTTGCTTCAGGGGCTGGTGAAAGCCCCCAAGCTGAAGCTGGAGAAGTGCCTCTTCCTTTCCATCGCTGCCGGCATCACGCTGAAGCAGCTTGAGTCCTGGCTGGGTGGTCAGGCGCGTGTGATCCGCTCCATGCCGAACACGCCCGCGCTGGTGCTCGCCGGTGCCGCGGCGTTTGCGCGTGGCCAGCATGCGACGGACGAAGACGCCGAACTCGCGGCCAAGGTGCTCGGTGCCGTGGGTGTCGCCCAAGAAGTGTCGGAGAAATTGCTGGATGCTGTCACTGGCTTGAGCGGCAGCGGTCCTGCGTATGTGTACACCGTGATTGAAGCGCTGGCCGATGGTGGCGTGCTCATGGGTCTGCCCCGTGCCACTGCGCTGCAGCTCGCCGCGCAAACCGTCGCTGGCGCCGCGCAGATGGTGCTGGAGACCGGCAAGCATCCCGGCGTGCTGCGTGATGAAGTCACCAGTCCGGGTGGTACCACTATCGCGGGGCTGGAGCAGCTTGAGGCGAATGGGTTGAGGAATGCGCTGATTCAGGCGGTGAGGAAGGCGACGGAGCGGAGCAAGGAGTTGGCGGGGTAG
- a CDS encoding Gfo/Idh/MocA family protein: MSKPVRIGIIGAGGIVKSRHLPALLAMPEVEIVAVCNSSLESSRRFCSEHVPQAEPMEKWWELASRDDINVVWIGATPYMHSECSVYALKAGKHVFCQARMARSLGEAQLMWEASISNSELVAALCPPPQGMRGDRTMRRLLAEGVIGRVHQVRLNSLNGNWLDPIAPAHWRQRVEISGLQVLTFGIYVEVIQRWLGDITSVQADGAVITPVRDGYTVDVPDFLHVLCTFREGARGNLTFSGVASHPPQDAIEIYGSEGTLTYNFITDEIRLSKRGGDMQVIPIPADEVKEWTVERDFINAVLDPKAPRPKPDFLEGMKYMRVVQAAAEALESGELVRVAA, from the coding sequence ATGAGCAAGCCCGTGCGCATCGGCATCATTGGAGCTGGAGGCATCGTAAAATCCCGCCATCTACCCGCCCTTCTGGCCATGCCGGAGGTGGAGATTGTGGCCGTGTGCAACTCGTCCTTGGAAAGCAGCCGCCGCTTCTGCTCGGAGCATGTCCCTCAGGCTGAGCCGATGGAGAAATGGTGGGAGCTCGCCAGCCGGGATGACATCAACGTCGTCTGGATCGGCGCCACCCCCTACATGCACAGCGAGTGCAGCGTCTACGCCCTGAAGGCGGGGAAACATGTCTTCTGCCAAGCCCGCATGGCCCGCAGCCTCGGTGAGGCCCAACTCATGTGGGAAGCCAGCATCAGCAATTCCGAGCTCGTCGCCGCCCTCTGCCCGCCTCCGCAGGGCATGCGCGGTGACCGCACCATGCGACGCCTGCTCGCCGAAGGTGTGATTGGCCGGGTGCACCAAGTCCGCTTGAACAGTCTGAACGGCAACTGGCTCGACCCCATCGCCCCTGCCCACTGGCGCCAGCGCGTGGAAATCAGCGGCCTGCAGGTGCTCACCTTCGGCATCTATGTGGAAGTCATCCAGCGCTGGCTGGGCGACATCACTTCCGTGCAGGCCGATGGCGCCGTGATCACCCCCGTGCGCGACGGCTATACCGTCGATGTGCCGGACTTCCTCCATGTCCTCTGCACCTTCCGCGAAGGCGCGCGGGGAAATCTTACTTTCAGCGGCGTTGCCTCGCACCCGCCGCAGGACGCCATTGAGATCTATGGCAGCGAAGGCACGTTGACCTACAACTTCATCACGGATGAAATCCGCCTGAGCAAACGCGGCGGCGACATGCAGGTAATACCCATCCCCGCAGATGAAGTGAAGGAGTGGACCGTGGAACGCGACTTCATCAACGCCGTGCTCGATCCGAAAGCGCCACGCCCGAAGCCAGACTTCCTCGAAGGCATGAAGTACATGCGCGTGGTGCAGGCCGCGGCGGAAGCGCTGGAGAGTGGGGAACTTGTGAGGGTGGCGGCGTGA
- a CDS encoding suppressor of fused domain protein, with product MPGSNAELFLEYLDNTFGKEDQILSEQAEDGGPKIAMFVYRECPEPGMVTGVTFGLSHRAHPDWKFGRPEMVISMESESLDWPSAALGLTAYFAGKKRFCYGDVFTVDGTLTSETEMDGVLIFAQSLLDPEAATVQLRDYRATLYQYYPIHSAEIPIYEKLGLEGFWNHPEFGMYDPKRKPIKE from the coding sequence ATGCCAGGATCCAATGCCGAACTCTTTCTCGAGTATCTCGACAACACCTTTGGAAAAGAGGATCAAATTCTGTCTGAGCAAGCAGAGGATGGCGGACCGAAAATCGCTATGTTTGTTTATCGTGAATGTCCGGAACCCGGGATGGTAACCGGAGTGACCTTTGGCCTTAGTCACCGAGCTCATCCCGACTGGAAATTCGGTCGGCCAGAAATGGTCATCTCCATGGAATCCGAGAGTCTGGATTGGCCAAGTGCGGCGCTGGGTTTGACCGCGTATTTTGCGGGGAAGAAGCGCTTCTGCTATGGAGACGTATTTACGGTTGATGGCACACTCACCAGCGAAACGGAGATGGATGGTGTATTGATCTTCGCCCAGTCACTGCTCGATCCGGAGGCAGCGACTGTGCAGTTGCGGGACTACAGAGCCACGCTCTACCAGTATTATCCCATTCATTCTGCGGAGATTCCCATTTACGAGAAGCTCGGGCTGGAAGGCTTCTGGAACCATCCCGAGTTTGGGATGTACGATCCAAAACGCAAACCCATCAAAGAGTGA
- a CDS encoding ThuA domain-containing protein: MKPRLLVVALVTLALGAGMLLKSAAAPAAAAKPLRVLLVTGGCCHDYAKQRLILAEGLSSRANIEVEFAHTDDKSTKPNFEIYNKADWAKGYDVVIHDECAADVMDQPYVNNIVNAHKDGVPAVNLHCAMHSYRKGFKVGEPIAPGSEQAIWFDMLGLQSNRHGPQEPIAITHTDKEHPITKGLEDWTTIKEELYNNVQDPKNFPGHHTLATGKQIVKNKDGTTKEENAVITWTNSYGPKKTRVFSTTIGHNNDTVADGRYLDLITRGVLWAAGKLGDDGKPAAGYEPKSK, from the coding sequence ATGAAGCCACGCCTCCTTGTTGTTGCCCTTGTCACCCTCGCTCTCGGCGCGGGTATGCTGCTGAAATCTGCCGCCGCCCCTGCTGCCGCCGCCAAACCCCTGCGCGTGCTTCTCGTGACGGGTGGCTGCTGCCATGACTATGCGAAGCAGCGCCTCATCCTGGCGGAGGGACTCAGCAGCCGCGCGAACATTGAGGTGGAGTTCGCCCACACGGATGACAAGAGCACCAAGCCAAACTTCGAGATCTACAACAAGGCTGACTGGGCCAAAGGCTACGACGTGGTGATTCACGATGAGTGCGCCGCGGACGTGATGGACCAGCCGTATGTGAACAATATCGTCAACGCGCACAAGGACGGCGTGCCGGCGGTGAACCTGCACTGCGCCATGCACTCCTACCGCAAGGGCTTCAAGGTCGGCGAACCCATCGCTCCCGGCTCGGAACAGGCCATCTGGTTCGACATGCTCGGTCTCCAGTCCAATCGCCACGGTCCGCAGGAGCCGATCGCCATCACGCACACGGACAAGGAGCATCCAATCACCAAAGGTCTGGAAGACTGGACCACCATCAAGGAGGAGCTGTACAACAACGTGCAGGATCCGAAGAACTTCCCTGGTCATCACACGCTCGCCACGGGCAAGCAGATCGTGAAGAACAAGGACGGCACCACCAAAGAGGAGAATGCTGTGATCACCTGGACGAACAGCTACGGTCCGAAGAAGACCCGCGTCTTCAGCACCACCATTGGCCACAACAACGACACCGTGGCGGATGGCCGTTACCTTGACCTCATCACACGTGGCGTGCTCTGGGCCGCTGGCAAGCTCGGCGACGACGGCAAGCCTGCTGCCGGATACGAGCCGAAGAGCAAGTAA
- a CDS encoding GNAT family N-acetyltransferase produces MIIRPWREDDSLSEITRLLHESYAELAALGLRFLATHQDDSTTLRRLREGHAFVAVDRGRVVGTITLYAAQPDSPCVWYRQSGVYQFGQFAVHPERQREGIGHRLLQRIEDEARALGAIELSLDTAETAEHLCRWYARLGFRFIQHVSWDVTNYRSMVFSKSLSAHSSRSTTS; encoded by the coding sequence GTGATCATCCGACCCTGGAGGGAGGATGATTCGCTGTCGGAAATCACCCGCCTGCTGCACGAATCCTATGCGGAGCTCGCGGCACTGGGGCTGAGATTTCTTGCCACTCACCAGGATGACTCGACCACGCTGCGCCGGCTTCGCGAAGGACATGCCTTCGTGGCGGTGGATCGCGGCCGCGTCGTCGGCACCATCACCCTCTACGCCGCACAGCCGGACTCTCCCTGTGTGTGGTATCGGCAGAGTGGGGTGTATCAGTTCGGCCAGTTCGCCGTGCATCCCGAACGGCAGCGCGAAGGCATCGGCCACCGGCTGCTCCAGCGCATCGAGGACGAGGCCCGGGCACTCGGGGCTATTGAGCTTTCTCTCGACACTGCGGAAACAGCGGAACATTTGTGCCGTTGGTATGCACGGCTCGGTTTCCGGTTCATCCAGCATGTCTCGTGGGATGTGACGAACTACCGCAGCATGGTCTTTTCAAAATCACTTTCAGCACACTCATCAAGATCAACCACCTCATGA